In Halomarina salina, one DNA window encodes the following:
- a CDS encoding alkaline phosphatase family protein translates to MGLFDRLRGGDGPRVAFFGIDGVPYSLVSDNPDEFPNLSAMARDGTAGAIDSIVPPESSACWPSLTTGVNPGETGVYGFQDRENGSYDTYVPMGRDVQATRLWDRVTDAGREATVMNVPVTFPPQRNVQRMVSGFLSPSVEKAAYPDDLRETLESVGYRIDMNSKLGHQEDKSEFIDDAFETLDARFEAFSHYIEEDDWDLFFGVFMTTDRVNHFLFKDYEDDTDDKELFMEFYKRVDEYLGKLREMLPEDVTMVVASDHGFTSLNHEVHYNTWLRQNGWLDFDGEDHDSLADISDDTRAYALIPGRFYINLEGREPRGSVPEDEYEDVRDELKADLEAMEGPDGSKVAERVVTKEDAFRGAHDDIAPDLVVIPNHGYDLKAGFKDGGEVYTSGPRNGMHSFDNACLFVDDENVHIGDADLLDIAPTLLDLMDLEYDRTAFDGSSLTRA, encoded by the coding sequence ATGGGATTGTTCGACCGGCTTCGTGGCGGTGACGGCCCCCGCGTCGCCTTCTTCGGTATCGACGGCGTCCCCTACAGCCTCGTCAGCGACAACCCCGACGAGTTCCCGAACCTCTCCGCGATGGCGCGCGACGGCACGGCTGGCGCTATCGACAGCATCGTCCCGCCCGAGTCCAGCGCCTGCTGGCCCTCGCTCACCACCGGTGTCAACCCCGGCGAGACGGGTGTCTACGGCTTCCAGGACCGCGAGAACGGCTCGTACGACACGTACGTCCCCATGGGTCGGGACGTGCAGGCGACGCGGCTCTGGGATCGCGTGACCGACGCGGGCCGCGAGGCGACGGTGATGAACGTCCCCGTCACGTTCCCGCCACAGCGCAACGTCCAGCGCATGGTCAGCGGCTTCCTGTCGCCGAGCGTCGAGAAGGCGGCGTACCCCGACGACCTCCGCGAGACGCTCGAATCGGTCGGCTACCGCATCGACATGAACTCCAAACTCGGCCACCAGGAGGACAAGTCGGAGTTCATCGACGACGCGTTCGAGACGCTCGACGCCCGCTTCGAGGCGTTCAGCCACTACATCGAGGAGGACGACTGGGACCTCTTCTTCGGCGTCTTCATGACCACCGACCGGGTCAACCACTTCCTGTTCAAGGACTACGAGGACGACACCGACGACAAGGAGCTGTTCATGGAGTTCTACAAGCGCGTCGACGAGTACCTCGGGAAGCTCCGCGAGATGCTCCCCGAGGACGTCACGATGGTCGTCGCGAGCGACCACGGGTTCACCAGCCTGAACCACGAGGTCCACTACAACACCTGGCTCCGCCAGAACGGCTGGCTGGACTTCGACGGCGAGGACCACGACTCGCTGGCCGACATCTCCGACGACACCCGCGCCTACGCGCTCATCCCCGGCCGGTTCTACATCAACCTCGAAGGCCGCGAACCGCGCGGGAGCGTCCCCGAAGACGAGTACGAGGACGTGCGCGACGAACTGAAGGCCGACCTCGAAGCGATGGAGGGGCCGGACGGCTCGAAGGTCGCCGAGCGCGTCGTCACGAAGGAGGACGCGTTCCGCGGCGCACACGACGACATCGCGCCGGACCTCGTCGTCATCCCGAACCACGGCTACGACCTCAAAGCCGGGTTCAAGGACGGCGGCGAGGTGTACACCAGCGGCCCGCGGAACGGCATGCACAGCTTCGACAACGCCTGCCTGTTCGTCGACGACGAGAACGTCCACATCGGCGACGCCGACCTGCTCGACATCGCCCCGACGCTCCTCGACCTGATGGACCTGGAGTACGACCGCACCGCGTTCGACGGCTCCAGTCTCACCCGCGCCTGA
- a CDS encoding inorganic diphosphatase yields MTNLWEDLETGPNAPETIYAVVECLKGERNKYEYDKDIPGVVLDRVLHSNVHYPSDYGFIPRSYYDDEDPFDVLVLVEDQTFPGCVIEARPVALMKMDDDGEQDDKVIAVPEEDPRYDHIDDLDDIQQQTLDEIDEFFTTYKNLEKGKEVETLGWEDKQAAHDAIEHAQDLYEEHFG; encoded by the coding sequence ATGACGAATCTCTGGGAAGACCTGGAAACGGGGCCGAACGCGCCCGAGACCATCTACGCCGTCGTGGAGTGCCTGAAAGGCGAGCGCAACAAGTACGAGTACGACAAGGACATCCCCGGCGTCGTCCTCGACCGCGTGCTGCACTCGAACGTCCACTACCCGTCGGACTACGGGTTCATCCCGCGGAGCTACTACGACGACGAGGACCCCTTCGACGTGCTCGTCCTCGTCGAGGACCAGACGTTCCCCGGCTGCGTCATCGAGGCGCGCCCGGTCGCCCTGATGAAGATGGACGACGACGGCGAACAGGACGACAAGGTCATCGCGGTGCCGGAGGAGGACCCGCGCTACGACCACATCGACGACCTCGACGACATCCAGCAGCAGACCCTCGACGAGATAGACGAGTTCTTCACGACGTACAAGAATCTGGAGAAGGGCAAGGAGGTCGAGACGCTCGGCTGGGAGGACAAGCAGGCCGCCCACGACGCCATCGAGCACGCACAGGACCTCTACGAGGAGCACTTCGGGTAG
- a CDS encoding PadR family transcriptional regulator — translation MSEAQSVAGDPGISRELTAFQQNILVILAEEPRYGLAIKRELEEYYNSEVNHGRLYPNLDDLVELDLVEKSELDKRTNQYALTEDGKQAVLDQLRWVFSRYVVDDSRASDLRELIDTVEQ, via the coding sequence ATGTCAGAGGCACAGTCAGTAGCTGGCGACCCGGGCATCAGCCGCGAATTGACAGCGTTCCAACAGAATATCCTCGTCATCCTCGCCGAGGAGCCCCGATACGGGCTCGCTATCAAGCGAGAGCTCGAGGAGTACTACAACTCCGAAGTGAACCACGGGCGACTCTACCCCAACCTGGACGACCTCGTGGAGCTCGACCTCGTCGAGAAGAGTGAACTCGACAAGCGGACGAACCAGTACGCGCTGACCGAGGACGGCAAGCAGGCAGTCCTCGACCAGCTTCGCTGGGTGTTCTCGCGCTACGTCGTCGACGACTCGCGTGCGAGCGACCTGCGCGAACTCATCGACACCGTCGAGCAGTAG
- a CDS encoding DUF7108 family protein: MTDDDRSTAAGTDRDDEYGAEDADESDGTADSAELPESVVEEAERLTRLARDAVDPDEATAARERRSDLLDDYAFVARERDDDVLVLHPAEWVADGSVRVERIDDTERAVEVPLEEPADDADWESVDAHNQSVVAAVRERHGDVHGDNAAAFADFMGNHYLKPIEEATDRMRAEFLAEYFPRNAWPSDDQRAVVEESVEKTMAVARE, translated from the coding sequence ATGACTGACGACGACCGCTCTACGGCAGCAGGCACCGACCGAGACGACGAGTACGGCGCGGAAGACGCCGACGAGTCCGACGGGACCGCCGACTCGGCAGAACTCCCGGAGTCGGTGGTCGAGGAGGCGGAGCGCCTGACGCGCCTCGCGCGTGACGCCGTCGACCCCGACGAGGCGACGGCCGCTCGCGAAAGGCGCAGCGACCTCCTCGACGACTACGCGTTCGTCGCGCGGGAACGTGACGACGACGTGCTGGTCCTTCACCCGGCCGAGTGGGTCGCGGACGGGTCGGTGCGAGTCGAGCGTATCGACGACACCGAGCGCGCGGTCGAGGTTCCGCTCGAAGAACCGGCCGACGACGCCGACTGGGAGTCGGTCGACGCGCACAACCAGTCCGTCGTCGCGGCGGTCCGAGAGCGCCACGGCGACGTCCACGGCGACAACGCCGCGGCGTTCGCGGACTTCATGGGCAACCACTACCTGAAACCCATCGAGGAGGCGACCGACCGAATGCGCGCGGAGTTCCTCGCGGAGTACTTCCCGCGCAACGCGTGGCCGAGCGACGACCAGCGGGCGGTCGTCGAGGAGTCCGTCGAGAAGACGATGGCCGTCGCTCGGGAGTGA
- the rnhA gene encoding ribonuclease HI translates to MPVIECDPDEARTRLVDAGVTVREGNTDHERWRADHEGATAVAYDDKVVVQGGNPTRLVGVLQGGGGRAHVYFDGASRGNPGPAAVGWVIVTGDGIAAEGGETIGRATNNQAEYAALTRALEAAADLGFDSLQIRGDSQLVVKQVKGAWNTNDPELREKRVRVRELLREFDDWSLEHVPREINDRADELANDALDD, encoded by the coding sequence ATGCCGGTTATCGAGTGCGACCCAGACGAGGCTCGAACGCGACTGGTCGACGCGGGCGTGACCGTCCGCGAGGGCAACACCGACCACGAACGCTGGCGGGCCGACCACGAGGGCGCGACGGCCGTCGCCTACGACGACAAGGTCGTCGTCCAGGGGGGGAACCCGACCCGTCTCGTCGGCGTCCTCCAGGGCGGTGGCGGCCGTGCCCACGTCTACTTCGACGGGGCGTCGCGGGGCAACCCCGGTCCCGCCGCCGTCGGGTGGGTCATCGTCACGGGCGACGGTATCGCCGCCGAGGGGGGCGAGACCATCGGTCGGGCGACGAACAACCAGGCGGAGTACGCGGCGCTCACCCGTGCCCTCGAGGCGGCGGCCGACCTCGGGTTCGACAGCCTCCAGATCCGCGGCGACTCCCAGCTCGTCGTCAAGCAGGTGAAGGGCGCGTGGAACACGAACGACCCCGAACTCCGCGAGAAGCGCGTCCGGGTGCGCGAACTGCTCCGCGAGTTCGACGACTGGTCGCTCGAACACGTACCGCGCGAGATAAACGACCGCGCCGACGAACTAGCCAACGACGCACTCGATGACTGA
- a CDS encoding transcription initiation factor IIB gives MTRPTRTREREQESESEQEQTRVCPECGSDHLVKSTDRGELVCDDCGLVVEEDKIDPGPEWRAFNHSERQNKSRVGAPTTQTMHDKGLTTTIDWKDKDAYGRSISSKKRSQMHRLRKWQERIRTKDAGERNLQFALSEIDRMASALGVPRSVREVASVIYRRALSEDLIRGRSIEGVATSALYAACRKEGIPRSLEEISEVSRVERKEIGRTYRYISQELSLEMEPVDPKKYVPRFCSELELSEEVQSKANEIITKTAEDGLLSGKSPTGYAAAAIYAASLLCNEKKTQREVADVAQVTEVTIRNRYQEQIEAMGIHS, from the coding sequence ATGACACGGCCCACCCGTACTCGGGAGCGTGAGCAGGAGTCCGAATCGGAGCAGGAACAAACACGTGTGTGTCCGGAGTGTGGGTCGGACCACCTCGTGAAGTCGACTGACAGGGGGGAGCTGGTCTGTGACGACTGTGGCCTCGTGGTCGAAGAGGACAAGATCGACCCCGGTCCGGAGTGGCGGGCGTTCAACCACTCGGAGCGTCAGAACAAGTCGCGCGTGGGCGCTCCCACGACGCAGACGATGCACGATAAGGGGCTGACGACGACCATCGACTGGAAGGACAAGGACGCCTACGGTCGCTCTATCTCCTCGAAGAAGCGCAGTCAGATGCACCGCCTGCGCAAGTGGCAGGAGCGCATCCGCACGAAGGACGCCGGCGAACGCAACCTCCAGTTCGCGCTCAGCGAGATCGACCGCATGGCCAGCGCACTCGGCGTACCACGGTCGGTACGAGAGGTGGCGTCGGTCATCTACCGTCGCGCGCTGAGCGAGGACCTCATCCGCGGGCGCTCCATCGAGGGCGTCGCCACCTCGGCCCTCTACGCGGCGTGCCGCAAGGAGGGCATCCCGCGCTCGCTCGAGGAGATCTCGGAGGTATCGCGGGTCGAGCGCAAGGAGATCGGCCGCACCTATCGCTACATCTCCCAGGAACTCTCCCTGGAGATGGAACCGGTCGACCCCAAGAAGTACGTCCCCCGATTCTGTTCTGAACTCGAACTCTCCGAGGAGGTCCAGTCGAAGGCCAACGAGATCATCACGAAGACGGCGGAGGACGGCCTGCTGTCGGGCAAGTCCCCGACGGGCTACGCCGCCGCCGCCATCTACGCCGCCTCACTGCTCTGCAACGAGAAGAAGACCCAGCGCGAGGTCGCGGACGTCGCGCAGGTGACCGAGGTCACCATCCGCAACCGCTACCAGGAGCAGATCGAAGCGATGGGCATCCACTCGTAG
- the nreA gene encoding DNA repair protein NreA: MDLGEYFTELEEGEAARKRRLAREKSYEITEYLADVEQQFDEAVQGDSLFGSTSPSIFVGRSSYPDVSAGVLAPVADPEHAANYETSSDWYRSGYTISDVFQARTNLLNSNQRTNVHVADEWDGFTGVQREVAIADRPVDVEVGLDGPVDIDLDVTLEDISTPTGPRATAKSAELTENPHVPRAVEKTLSDDDWRAEGAMNYLYNRGFDVYDINTILSAGALGETRQRKLVPTRWSITAVDDTVGKFLRGSIRNAPSVDETKVWYNEYLGNHFWVILSPGDWEFELVEMKAPGSIWNWKDGDYLVGSDYENNQGRSAYVEETAGAYYASRLGALEYLADEGRQAKVLVLRHVSEDYWGPVGVWQIRESVRNAFSEGEPGVAETFSDAVTEIAPRLPISMDRLRRTSEMAAGLQSSLDDWGAGG, translated from the coding sequence ATGGACCTCGGCGAGTACTTCACGGAACTGGAGGAGGGGGAGGCGGCCCGCAAGCGCCGCCTGGCCCGCGAGAAGTCCTACGAGATAACGGAGTACCTCGCCGACGTCGAACAGCAGTTCGACGAGGCCGTACAGGGTGACTCGCTGTTCGGGTCGACGTCCCCATCCATCTTCGTCGGGCGGTCGTCGTACCCGGACGTGTCGGCGGGCGTGCTCGCACCCGTCGCCGACCCGGAGCACGCGGCGAACTACGAGACCAGTTCCGACTGGTACCGTTCGGGGTACACCATCTCGGACGTGTTCCAGGCGCGGACGAACCTGCTGAACTCCAACCAGCGGACGAACGTCCACGTCGCCGACGAGTGGGACGGGTTCACCGGCGTCCAGCGGGAGGTGGCCATCGCCGACCGACCGGTCGACGTGGAGGTCGGACTCGACGGACCGGTCGACATCGACCTCGACGTGACGCTGGAGGACATCTCCACGCCGACCGGCCCGCGCGCGACGGCCAAATCGGCGGAACTCACCGAGAACCCCCACGTCCCCCGCGCCGTCGAGAAGACGCTCTCGGACGACGACTGGCGCGCCGAGGGCGCGATGAACTACCTCTACAACCGCGGGTTCGACGTCTACGATATCAACACCATCCTCTCGGCGGGCGCGCTGGGAGAGACCCGCCAGCGGAAACTCGTCCCGACGCGGTGGTCCATCACCGCCGTCGACGACACCGTCGGGAAGTTCCTCCGTGGCTCCATCCGCAACGCCCCCAGCGTCGACGAGACGAAGGTATGGTACAACGAGTACCTGGGGAACCACTTCTGGGTGATACTCTCGCCGGGCGACTGGGAGTTCGAACTGGTCGAGATGAAGGCACCGGGGAGCATCTGGAACTGGAAGGACGGCGACTACCTCGTCGGGTCGGACTACGAGAACAACCAGGGTCGCAGCGCCTACGTCGAGGAGACGGCGGGCGCGTACTACGCCAGCAGACTGGGCGCGCTGGAGTATCTCGCCGACGAGGGACGGCAGGCGAAGGTGCTCGTCCTCCGCCACGTCTCGGAGGACTACTGGGGACCGGTCGGCGTCTGGCAGATTCGCGAGTCGGTCCGCAACGCTTTCTCCGAGGGCGAACCCGGCGTCGCCGAGACGTTCTCCGACGCCGTGACCGAGATCGCCCCGCGGCTCCCCATCTCGATGGACCGACTCCGGCGCACCTCCGAGATGGCCGCCGGACTCCAGTCGAGTCTCGACGACTGGGGAGCGGGCGGATGA
- a CDS encoding DUF302 domain-containing protein: MLPIDPSDVDAADIGEKRATLHMDHADAVEHVREVFTDAGFGVPVEFSPSELLNEKVDADRDPYYVLGACNPKMADRALDMSMELGGLMPCNVVVWEEEPGVQQVYHLSIMRVGRLVGIAPDSEEWADLVSDTGAMVDEAFAGLDTA, translated from the coding sequence GTGTTACCTATCGACCCGAGCGACGTCGACGCCGCGGACATCGGCGAGAAACGTGCGACGCTCCACATGGACCACGCCGACGCCGTCGAACACGTCCGCGAGGTGTTCACCGACGCCGGGTTCGGCGTCCCCGTCGAGTTCTCGCCGTCCGAACTCCTGAACGAGAAGGTCGACGCGGACCGCGACCCGTACTATGTGCTCGGTGCGTGCAACCCGAAGATGGCCGACCGGGCGCTCGACATGAGCATGGAACTCGGCGGGTTGATGCCGTGCAACGTCGTCGTCTGGGAGGAGGAACCGGGCGTCCAGCAGGTGTACCACCTCTCCATCATGCGCGTCGGGCGGCTCGTCGGTATCGCGCCGGACTCCGAGGAGTGGGCCGACCTCGTGAGCGACACGGGCGCGATGGTCGACGAGGCGTTCGCCGGACTCGACACCGCCTGA
- a CDS encoding DUF5789 family protein, translated as MADDEEEAEGPVVELGDGPAVDGAPLARISSRLHFGIPKSEVLRRVGDEEIRTPDGPRTMESVLGETDETYFSASEDLRDTVEGIVGTGPVPTHEREDSDTDAEDETEAPDGAADAEGVTTDGENTDAAVDDSEE; from the coding sequence ATGGCTGACGACGAGGAAGAAGCGGAGGGGCCCGTCGTGGAACTCGGCGACGGACCCGCGGTCGACGGGGCACCGCTCGCACGCATCAGTTCGCGTCTCCACTTCGGCATCCCGAAGTCGGAGGTCCTCCGCCGCGTCGGGGACGAAGAAATCCGGACGCCGGACGGTCCCCGGACGATGGAGTCGGTGCTCGGTGAGACCGACGAGACGTACTTCTCCGCCTCCGAGGACCTCCGGGATACAGTCGAGGGAATCGTCGGAACCGGCCCGGTGCCGACGCACGAGCGCGAGGACAGTGACACCGATGCCGAGGACGAGACCGAGGCTCCGGACGGTGCCGCCGACGCCGAGGGCGTGACCACGGACGGCGAGAACACCGACGCGGCCGTCGACGACTCCGAGGAGTAG
- a CDS encoding DUF5788 family protein has product MKEFERKGLLERVDREGATVGASIPETIEVQGEEIALREFVFEIQRRETVPAGERERVDRAKKNLRRERLQRRQRLEEADISYEEGEEIVGSIVGIERALSALENLGATDIEREAKASEAADKKRWMKFLQQALGRDGSSSRGGR; this is encoded by the coding sequence ATGAAGGAGTTCGAGCGAAAGGGACTGCTCGAACGCGTCGACCGCGAGGGGGCCACGGTCGGCGCGTCCATCCCCGAGACCATCGAGGTCCAGGGCGAGGAGATAGCGCTACGCGAGTTCGTCTTCGAGATTCAACGCCGGGAGACGGTCCCCGCGGGCGAACGCGAACGGGTCGACCGGGCGAAGAAGAACCTCCGGCGCGAGCGTCTCCAGCGCCGCCAGCGACTCGAAGAGGCCGACATCAGCTACGAGGAGGGCGAGGAGATAGTCGGGTCCATCGTCGGCATCGAGCGCGCGCTCTCGGCGCTGGAGAACCTCGGGGCGACCGACATCGAGCGCGAGGCGAAGGCGAGCGAGGCAGCCGACAAGAAACGCTGGATGAAGTTCCTCCAGCAGGCGCTCGGCCGCGACGGGTCGAGTTCGCGAGGTGGCCGATGA
- the polX gene encoding DNA polymerase/3'-5' exonuclease PolX, producing the protein MSDRSGGSDRSVRNDELAGLFEEFADLLEARDVEYKPRAYRLAAENIRDHPENVAEMARQGGEERVGEIDRVGDAIAAKVVEYVETGTVEELEEARADLPVDMAGLTSVEGVGPKSVASLYEALGVEDLDDLETAAREGRIQEVSGFGPKTEENILDNVDFARQTQQRQLLADARPLAEDVLAHVETIDAANRWEVAGSLRRWRATIGDVDVLVASEDSEAVVDGFTDWPEADSIIEAGTNKASVRSRGIRVDLRVTDPEEFGAALQYFTGSKAHNIRVRDRAIDRELKVNEYGVFDVSDVEDPDSGQRVGEKVAGHTEEEMYEALDLPLIPPELREDRGEVQAAADGDLPDLLTTEEIRGDLHCHTEWSDGRNTVAEMVAGAEERGYDYVAITDHATGPGMVGGVGVEDDDLEDQLAEIREVDDGSDIRVFAGVEANIDSEGEISVRDSLLERLDCVVASPHSSLDGDGTDRLVRAAEHPDVNVVGHPTGRQLNQRPGLDLDVGELARAAADAGTALEVNANPNRLDLRGGAVKAAIDAGATIAIDTDAHRPERFDLIRYGVHTARRGWAERDDVLNAWSLDDVESFLGL; encoded by the coding sequence ATGAGCGACCGTAGCGGCGGCAGCGACCGCAGCGTCCGCAACGACGAGCTCGCCGGACTGTTCGAGGAGTTCGCCGACCTGCTGGAGGCCCGCGACGTCGAGTACAAACCCCGCGCGTACCGCCTCGCCGCCGAGAACATCCGCGACCACCCCGAGAACGTCGCCGAGATGGCGCGCCAGGGCGGCGAGGAGCGCGTCGGCGAGATAGACCGCGTCGGCGACGCCATCGCCGCGAAGGTCGTCGAGTACGTCGAGACGGGCACAGTCGAGGAACTGGAAGAGGCTCGTGCGGACCTCCCCGTCGACATGGCCGGCCTGACGAGCGTCGAGGGGGTCGGCCCGAAGTCCGTCGCCAGCCTCTACGAGGCGCTCGGGGTCGAGGACCTCGACGACCTGGAGACCGCCGCGCGCGAGGGGCGCATCCAGGAGGTGTCGGGGTTCGGGCCGAAGACCGAGGAGAACATCCTCGACAACGTCGACTTCGCGCGACAGACCCAGCAGCGCCAGTTGCTCGCCGACGCCCGCCCGCTCGCGGAGGACGTGCTCGCCCACGTCGAGACCATCGACGCCGCGAACCGCTGGGAGGTCGCGGGGTCGCTCCGGCGCTGGCGGGCGACCATCGGCGACGTGGACGTGCTGGTCGCCAGCGAGGACAGCGAGGCGGTCGTCGACGGGTTCACCGACTGGCCCGAGGCGGACAGCATCATCGAGGCCGGAACGAACAAGGCGAGCGTCCGCTCGCGGGGCATCCGCGTCGACCTGCGCGTCACCGACCCCGAGGAGTTCGGCGCGGCGCTCCAGTACTTCACCGGGAGCAAGGCCCACAACATCCGCGTCCGTGACCGCGCCATCGACCGCGAGCTGAAGGTCAACGAGTACGGCGTGTTCGACGTGAGCGACGTTGAAGACCCCGATTCGGGGCAGCGCGTCGGTGAGAAGGTGGCGGGCCACACCGAGGAGGAGATGTACGAAGCCCTCGACCTGCCCCTGATTCCGCCCGAACTCCGGGAGGACCGCGGCGAGGTGCAGGCCGCCGCCGACGGCGACCTGCCGGACCTCCTGACCACCGAGGAGATTCGCGGCGACCTGCACTGCCACACGGAGTGGTCGGACGGGCGCAACACCGTCGCCGAGATGGTCGCCGGCGCGGAGGAACGCGGCTACGACTACGTCGCCATCACCGACCACGCGACGGGACCGGGGATGGTCGGCGGCGTCGGCGTCGAGGACGACGATCTGGAGGACCAACTGGCCGAGATACGCGAGGTCGACGACGGTTCGGACATCCGCGTGTTCGCCGGCGTCGAAGCGAATATCGACAGCGAGGGCGAGATATCGGTCCGCGACTCGCTGCTCGAACGGCTGGACTGCGTGGTCGCCTCGCCGCACTCCTCGCTCGACGGCGACGGAACCGACCGCCTGGTTCGCGCCGCCGAACACCCCGACGTGAACGTCGTCGGCCACCCGACCGGCCGCCAGTTGAACCAGCGCCCCGGCCTCGACCTGGACGTGGGCGAACTCGCACGCGCCGCCGCCGACGCGGGGACCGCTCTCGAAGTGAACGCCAACCCGAACCGCCTCGACCTGCGCGGCGGTGCAGTCAAGGCGGCCATCGACGCGGGCGCGACCATCGCCATCGACACCGACGCCCACCGCCCCGAGCGCTTCGACCTGATTCGGTACGGCGTCCACACCGCCCGCCGTGGCTGGGCCGAACGCGACGACGTACTCAACGCGTGGTCGCTCGACGATGTGGAGTCGTTCCTCGGTCTGTAG
- a CDS encoding Mut7-C RNAse domain-containing protein: MRLLLDVMCGGLRSYLRMCGHDTVYALDRDDEREAAASECEAAASKREAAASNNDALLERSEGEDRTLVTRNVQLAGRASASMLLRERDVVHQLGELHEAGVDLTLDETPTYCGSCNGLLERVAPEEPTAEYAPDPRDERVWRCVDCGQQFWRGSHWDSVRETLDVVRAS; the protein is encoded by the coding sequence GTGCGCCTCCTGCTCGACGTGATGTGTGGCGGGCTGCGGAGCTACCTGCGGATGTGCGGCCACGACACCGTCTACGCGCTGGACCGTGACGACGAGCGCGAGGCCGCTGCCTCGGAGTGCGAGGCCGCCGCCTCGAAGCGCGAGGCCGCCGCCTCGAACAACGACGCGCTCCTGGAACGCTCCGAGGGGGAGGACCGCACGCTCGTCACGCGGAACGTCCAGTTGGCGGGGCGGGCGAGCGCGTCGATGCTCCTGCGCGAGCGAGACGTCGTCCACCAGCTGGGCGAGCTCCACGAGGCAGGCGTCGACCTGACGCTCGACGAGACGCCGACGTACTGCGGTAGCTGCAATGGTCTACTGGAACGCGTCGCTCCCGAGGAACCGACCGCCGAGTACGCACCGGACCCACGCGACGAGCGCGTCTGGCGCTGTGTGGACTGCGGCCAGCAGTTCTGGAGGGGCAGCCACTGGGACAGCGTGCGCGAGACGCTCGACGTCGTTCGCGCGTCGTAA
- a CDS encoding DUF7139 domain-containing protein — protein MTSLTEVYNGGAGGANLRRLYLGVALFVVGVAFVLGGMVLGTTGSGETVFGLDWQGARELGLTLAGLGVPAVFLGILAVLPSSRFVKVAAAAGAAITVVAVLMFRAGYPNNWLMDDLDYMFQTIAVYVVGVVVTFWCLFTGVANFKTRNDPGGTVKLEITQEGETRVVEVDRSELSSLGGLGSIGGMGGVGLLGKDPDGNVETQTAPQRSNARSDGGTTASPSVSTPSSEQSGRSSGESPPDSRTPVAGGDAGPEATDRYCGSCTHFRYVRTADGLQPYCGAHEELMDDMEPCPQWERNN, from the coding sequence ATGACCAGCCTCACGGAGGTATACAACGGGGGCGCTGGCGGGGCGAACCTCCGGCGGCTGTACCTCGGGGTCGCGCTGTTCGTCGTCGGCGTGGCGTTCGTCCTGGGCGGGATGGTGCTCGGGACGACCGGGTCGGGGGAGACGGTGTTCGGACTCGACTGGCAGGGTGCGCGAGAACTCGGTCTCACGCTCGCTGGCCTCGGCGTCCCGGCGGTGTTCCTCGGTATCCTCGCCGTGTTGCCGTCCAGTCGCTTCGTCAAGGTCGCAGCGGCGGCCGGGGCCGCTATCACCGTCGTCGCCGTCCTCATGTTCCGCGCTGGCTACCCGAACAACTGGCTGATGGACGACCTCGATTACATGTTCCAGACCATCGCCGTCTACGTCGTCGGCGTCGTCGTCACGTTCTGGTGTCTGTTCACCGGCGTCGCGAACTTCAAAACGCGCAACGACCCCGGCGGCACCGTCAAACTCGAGATCACGCAGGAGGGCGAGACGCGCGTCGTCGAGGTCGACCGCTCCGAACTCTCCTCGCTGGGCGGCCTCGGCTCCATCGGTGGAATGGGTGGCGTCGGTCTCCTGGGCAAGGACCCCGACGGCAACGTCGAGACCCAGACCGCCCCGCAGCGCTCGAACGCGCGCTCGGACGGCGGCACCACCGCATCCCCCTCGGTGTCGACGCCGTCTTCCGAGCAGTCAGGTCGTTCGTCGGGCGAGTCGCCGCCCGATTCGCGGACGCCCGTGGCAGGTGGCGACGCCGGCCCCGAAGCCACCGACCGCTACTGCGGGTCGTGCACCCACTTCCGCTACGTCCGCACCGCCGACGGCCTCCAGCCGTACTGCGGCGCACACGAGGAGCTGATGGACGACATGGAGCCGTGCCCGCAGTGGGAACGGAACAACTGA